One genomic segment of Arthrobacter sp. zg-Y1110 includes these proteins:
- a CDS encoding ubiquinol-cytochrome c reductase cytochrome b subunit: MSVPSATPYEAKTRLGRVTNFVDSRVNGSGIVKGLGRKVFPDHWSFMFGEVALYCFVILLLTGTFLTFFFDPSMAETHYEGSYVPLRGVEMSVAYESSLNISFDVRGGLFMRQVHHWSALLFVAAVSVHMLRVFFTGAFRKPRELNWVVGGVLLILSLAAGFTGYSLPDDLLSGNGLRIIDGVIKSVPVVGTYISFFLFGGEFPGTAIIGRLYMLHILLVPALILLMIAIHLFMVVIHKHTQFRGPGRTNNNVVGYPVGPVYAAKAGGFFFIVFGVIAIIAGFFTINPIWNYGPYDPSPVSAGTQPDWYIGWVDGALRLMPGFLGAFPLEWVIPFPWGDNTLSLNVLLPALGPAGLVFTLLFAWPWIEAWLTKDKRVHNLLDRPRNAPYRTAVGVAGITFYCVMWAAASSDLIATHFHVSLNDVTYWLRVLFFVGPILGFIIARRIALALQRKDREIVLHGVESGRIVRLPHGEYIEVHEPLDEYKRYRLVDFDSYKALPAQPDANGKISRKEKRRAKLSRFFFEDRVAPVTPSELENAHHHESPSEVAAKADDQASIEQH; this comes from the coding sequence ATGAGTGTTCCCTCTGCCACCCCTTACGAGGCCAAGACCCGTCTGGGACGCGTCACCAACTTCGTTGACTCCCGGGTCAACGGCTCCGGCATAGTCAAGGGGCTGGGCCGCAAGGTCTTCCCCGACCACTGGTCGTTCATGTTCGGCGAAGTTGCTCTGTACTGCTTCGTCATCCTGCTGCTGACCGGAACGTTCCTGACGTTCTTCTTCGATCCGTCCATGGCGGAAACGCATTACGAAGGCAGCTACGTGCCGCTGCGCGGCGTCGAAATGTCCGTGGCCTATGAGTCCTCCCTGAACATCTCCTTCGATGTCCGCGGCGGCCTCTTCATGCGCCAGGTACACCACTGGTCGGCCCTGCTCTTCGTAGCAGCCGTCTCGGTGCACATGCTCCGCGTGTTCTTCACCGGCGCCTTCCGCAAGCCCCGCGAACTCAACTGGGTGGTGGGCGGCGTCCTGCTGATCCTGTCCCTGGCTGCGGGCTTCACCGGCTACTCCCTCCCCGATGACCTGCTCTCCGGCAACGGCCTGCGCATCATCGACGGCGTCATCAAGTCGGTCCCGGTGGTAGGCACCTACATCAGCTTCTTCCTCTTCGGAGGTGAATTCCCCGGAACCGCGATTATCGGCCGTCTCTACATGCTGCATATCCTCCTGGTTCCGGCGCTGATCCTGCTGATGATTGCGATCCACCTGTTCATGGTGGTTATCCACAAGCACACCCAGTTCCGCGGCCCCGGCCGGACCAACAACAACGTTGTCGGCTACCCGGTCGGCCCGGTCTACGCAGCGAAGGCCGGCGGCTTCTTCTTCATCGTCTTCGGCGTGATTGCGATCATTGCGGGCTTCTTCACCATCAACCCGATCTGGAACTACGGTCCCTACGATCCCTCCCCCGTGTCCGCCGGTACCCAGCCCGACTGGTACATCGGTTGGGTCGACGGCGCCCTGCGCCTGATGCCCGGCTTCCTCGGCGCGTTCCCGCTGGAATGGGTCATCCCGTTCCCTTGGGGCGATAACACCCTGTCACTGAACGTGCTGCTCCCGGCCCTGGGCCCGGCAGGCCTCGTCTTCACCCTGCTCTTCGCATGGCCGTGGATCGAAGCCTGGCTGACCAAGGACAAGCGGGTCCACAACCTGCTGGACCGCCCGCGCAACGCGCCGTACCGCACCGCCGTCGGCGTTGCAGGCATCACGTTCTACTGCGTCATGTGGGCTGCTGCCAGCTCCGACCTCATCGCCACGCACTTCCACGTGTCGCTGAACGATGTGACGTACTGGCTCCGCGTCCTGTTCTTCGTCGGTCCGATCCTGGGCTTCATCATTGCCCGCCGCATCGCCCTGGCGCTGCAGCGCAAGGACCGCGAGATTGTCCTTCACGGTGTTGAGAGCGGCCGTATCGTCCGTCTCCCGCACGGTGAGTACATCGAGGTGCACGAGCCGCTGGACGAGTACAAGCGCTACCGCCTGGTGGACTTTGACTCCTACAAGGCACTCCCGGCCCAGCCGGACGCCAACGGCAAGATCTCCCGGAAGGAGAAGCGACGCGCCAAGCTGTCCCGCTTCTTCTTCGAGGACCGCGTTGCTCCGGTGACGCCGTCCGAACTGGAGAACGCGCATCACCACGAATCGCCGTCCGAGGTTGCAGCCAAGGCTGACGACCAGGCATCGATCGAACAGCACTAA
- a CDS encoding GntR family transcriptional regulator: MSNHRLRLITEGIDPGTGVAKHVQLQGILRRFVESHAGAGEIIPSERELSEHFSVARMTIRQAVDALVADGVLERVVGLGTFVARTKMDLQVQLTSYSEEMHRRGMVPAAHVLSFEQIGASQLVARELQIEPGQPVIRFRRQLLADGEPMSVDENFIPAHYVPGILEEEPPTSLYNVLSERYGLVMEWGEDTIEATAASASIARLLNVELGAPVLKIQRHAYVSRAMVDYSVSYYRADRYKLWVPLQRPGVRTPRSYHPRRRPNA, translated from the coding sequence GTGAGCAACCACCGCCTGCGCCTGATTACCGAGGGCATTGATCCCGGCACGGGCGTCGCCAAGCACGTGCAGCTCCAAGGCATCCTCCGCCGGTTCGTGGAAAGCCATGCCGGGGCAGGGGAGATCATCCCGTCGGAGCGCGAGCTCTCCGAGCACTTCTCCGTAGCCCGCATGACCATCCGCCAGGCCGTGGACGCCCTGGTGGCGGACGGCGTGCTGGAGCGCGTCGTCGGGCTCGGGACCTTCGTGGCACGGACGAAGATGGACCTGCAGGTTCAGCTGACCTCGTACTCCGAGGAAATGCACCGCCGCGGCATGGTCCCTGCCGCACACGTCCTGAGTTTCGAGCAGATCGGTGCCTCGCAGCTGGTAGCTCGTGAACTCCAGATTGAACCGGGCCAGCCGGTTATACGGTTCCGGCGGCAGCTGCTGGCGGACGGCGAACCGATGAGTGTGGATGAGAACTTTATCCCCGCACACTACGTCCCGGGCATTCTCGAGGAAGAGCCGCCGACGTCGCTCTACAACGTGCTGAGCGAACGGTACGGCCTGGTGATGGAGTGGGGCGAGGACACCATTGAGGCAACGGCTGCCTCGGCCTCCATCGCACGCCTGCTCAACGTTGAGCTGGGCGCACCGGTGCTGAAGATCCAGCGTCACGCCTACGTGTCACGGGCAATGGTCGACTACTCGGTGTCCTACTACCGGGCGGACCGCTACAAGCTCTGGGTGCCGCTGCAACGGCCCGGAGTACGCACCCCACGCTCTTACCACCCACGCCGGCGCCCGAACGCCTGA
- a CDS encoding cytochrome c oxidase subunit 4 codes for MKVETKLFAYMTPFFIVVGVVYGYMVDWMEPVGYLALFLTGGMSGMIAYYIGFTGKRVGPRPEDRLDAEIHEGSGEQGFFSPWSWWPLLLGASAAIGFLGMAVGWWILYIGAGLAVIALVGWVFEYSRGNHAH; via the coding sequence ATGAAGGTTGAGACTAAGCTCTTCGCTTACATGACGCCGTTCTTCATCGTCGTCGGTGTTGTCTACGGCTACATGGTCGATTGGATGGAGCCCGTCGGTTACCTGGCGCTCTTCCTCACCGGCGGCATGTCCGGCATGATCGCCTACTACATCGGCTTCACCGGTAAGCGCGTCGGCCCCCGGCCCGAGGACCGCCTGGATGCCGAGATCCACGAAGGATCCGGCGAACAGGGCTTCTTCAGCCCGTGGAGCTGGTGGCCGCTGCTGCTGGGTGCCTCTGCCGCTATCGGCTTCCTGGGCATGGCAGTCGGCTGGTGGATCCTTTACATCGGCGCCGGCCTGGCAGTCATCGCACTGGTTGGCTGGGTTTTCGAGTACAGCCGCGGAAACCACGCCCACTAG
- the ctaD gene encoding cytochrome c oxidase subunit I: MTTLEYTSEDSGTRVAPRVVPVSKGRIVVSWITSTDHKTIGYMYLISSFIFFCLAGVMALVIRAELFEPGMQILQTKDQYNQLFTMHGTVMLLMFATPLFSGFANVIMPLQIGAPDVAFPRLNALAFWFFLFGSTIAVAGFITPQGAASFGWFAYTPLSSTTFSPGVGGDLWVFGLALSGFGTILGAVNFITTIICMRAPGMTMWRMPIFTWNTLVTAILVLMAFPPLAAALFALGADRRFGAHIFDPERGGAILWQHLFWFFGHPEVYIIALPFFGIVSEIFPVFSRKPIFGYKGLVYATIAIAALSVTVWAHHMYVTGAVMLPFFAFMTMLIAVPTGVKFFNWIGTMWRGSITFETPMLWSIGFLITFLFGGLTGIILSSPPLDFHVSDTYFVVAHFHYVIFGTVVFAMFAGFYFWWPKWTGKMLNERLGKIHFWLLFIGFHGTFLIQHWLGVLGMPRRYADYLVEDNFTAMNQFSTIASFVLGASMIPFFWNVYITWRHGKKVEVDDPWGFGGSLEWATSCPPPRHNFTSLPRIRSERPALDLHHPELQQHVTDDSAAAKVFGPGDRKEKV, encoded by the coding sequence ATGACTACTCTCGAATACACTTCGGAAGATTCCGGCACCAGGGTTGCGCCTCGCGTAGTACCCGTCTCCAAGGGACGAATCGTTGTCAGCTGGATCACGTCCACTGACCACAAGACGATCGGGTACATGTACCTGATTTCCTCGTTTATCTTCTTCTGCCTCGCCGGCGTGATGGCACTGGTCATCCGCGCGGAGCTGTTTGAGCCCGGTATGCAGATCCTGCAGACCAAGGACCAGTACAACCAGCTGTTCACGATGCACGGCACCGTGATGCTCCTGATGTTCGCCACCCCGCTGTTCTCCGGTTTCGCGAATGTCATCATGCCCCTGCAGATCGGCGCACCGGATGTCGCCTTCCCGCGGCTGAACGCCCTGGCGTTCTGGTTCTTCCTCTTCGGCAGCACCATCGCCGTTGCCGGCTTCATTACGCCGCAGGGCGCTGCGTCCTTCGGCTGGTTCGCCTACACCCCGCTGTCCAGCACCACGTTCTCTCCGGGCGTGGGCGGAGACCTGTGGGTCTTCGGCCTGGCACTGTCGGGCTTCGGTACCATCCTCGGTGCCGTCAACTTCATCACCACCATCATCTGCATGCGTGCCCCGGGCATGACCATGTGGCGCATGCCGATCTTCACCTGGAACACGCTGGTCACGGCCATCCTGGTCCTGATGGCGTTCCCGCCCCTGGCGGCTGCACTGTTCGCCCTCGGCGCCGACCGGCGCTTCGGAGCGCACATCTTCGATCCGGAACGCGGCGGCGCCATCCTGTGGCAGCACCTGTTCTGGTTCTTCGGCCACCCCGAGGTCTACATCATCGCCCTGCCGTTCTTCGGCATCGTGTCCGAGATCTTCCCGGTCTTCAGCCGCAAGCCGATCTTCGGCTACAAGGGCCTGGTCTACGCAACCATCGCCATCGCCGCACTGTCGGTGACGGTCTGGGCGCACCACATGTACGTGACCGGTGCAGTCATGCTGCCGTTCTTCGCCTTCATGACGATGCTGATCGCGGTGCCTACGGGCGTGAAGTTCTTCAACTGGATCGGCACCATGTGGCGGGGGTCCATTACCTTTGAGACCCCCATGCTGTGGAGCATCGGCTTCCTCATTACGTTCCTCTTCGGTGGATTGACCGGCATCATCCTGTCCTCCCCGCCGCTGGACTTCCACGTCTCGGATACGTACTTCGTGGTTGCCCACTTCCACTACGTCATCTTCGGCACCGTGGTGTTTGCAATGTTCGCAGGCTTCTACTTCTGGTGGCCCAAGTGGACCGGCAAGATGCTCAACGAACGCCTGGGCAAGATCCACTTCTGGCTCCTGTTCATCGGCTTCCACGGCACCTTCCTCATCCAGCACTGGCTGGGTGTCCTGGGCATGCCGCGTCGCTACGCCGACTACCTGGTGGAAGACAACTTCACTGCGATGAACCAGTTCTCCACCATCGCCTCCTTCGTCCTGGGTGCCTCGATGATCCCGTTCTTCTGGAACGTGTACATCACCTGGCGCCACGGCAAGAAGGTTGAAGTGGATGACCCCTGGGGCTTCGGTGGCTCGCTCGAGTGGGCAACTTCCTGCCCGCCGCCGCGCCACAACTTCACCTCGCTGCCCCGGATCCGTTCGGAGCGTCCGGCGCTGGACCTGCACCACCCCGAACTGCAGCAGCACGTCACTGACGATTCCGCCGCTGCCAAGGTATTCGGCCCCGGCGACCGGAAGGAAAAAGTCTAA
- the coxB gene encoding cytochrome c oxidase subunit II: protein MSSQDRTSSRRARILKISAVTSAGALFLSGCSSEAQTGWLPTDRDTTNHTGRIIDLWVNSWIAALAVGILTWALLLWCMVAYRRRKNETGYPRQLSYNLPLEIFYTAVPLFMVLVLFYFTNQDIKAINATSDDPDRVIIDVRAKQWSWDFNYVNEDKYYQGVQVNLDGQEVDQDEFPTLVLPVDKTIELQLNTRDVQHSFWVPAFLQKMDVYPGRTNVITLETGKTGTFDGKCAELCGEYHSEMLFNVEVVTEAEYDEYVAGLPTGQVDGDYDRQYNSESSEVRK, encoded by the coding sequence GTGAGTTCGCAGGACCGAACCAGCAGCCGACGCGCCAGGATCTTAAAGATCTCAGCCGTAACGTCGGCCGGCGCGTTGTTTTTATCGGGGTGTTCATCGGAGGCTCAAACGGGCTGGTTGCCGACGGACCGCGACACCACTAACCACACCGGCCGGATCATTGACCTTTGGGTCAACTCGTGGATCGCTGCCTTGGCTGTTGGTATCCTCACCTGGGCTTTGCTCCTGTGGTGCATGGTTGCCTACCGCCGTCGCAAGAACGAGACCGGGTACCCGCGCCAGCTCAGCTACAACCTGCCGCTGGAGATTTTCTACACGGCCGTGCCGCTGTTCATGGTTCTGGTGTTGTTCTACTTCACCAACCAGGACATCAAGGCGATCAATGCAACCAGCGATGACCCGGACCGGGTCATTATTGATGTGCGCGCCAAGCAGTGGTCCTGGGACTTCAACTATGTCAACGAAGACAAGTACTACCAGGGCGTTCAGGTCAACCTTGACGGCCAGGAAGTCGACCAGGATGAGTTCCCCACGTTGGTGCTCCCCGTCGACAAGACCATCGAGCTGCAGCTGAACACCCGCGACGTCCAGCACTCCTTCTGGGTGCCTGCGTTCCTGCAGAAGATGGACGTCTACCCCGGCCGCACCAACGTCATCACCCTCGAAACCGGTAAGACCGGCACCTTCGACGGTAAGTGCGCCGAGCTCTGCGGTGAGTACCACTCCGAAATGCTCTTCAACGTCGAGGTTGTCACCGAAGCCGAGTACGACGAGTACGTAGCCGGACTGCCCACCGGGCAGGTCGACGGGGACTACGACCGCCAGTACAACTCAGAATCTAGCGAAGTTAGGAAGTAG
- a CDS encoding iron-sulfur cluster assembly accessory protein: MSVSTSENKTAAAEAELPVHEVLLSDVAAQKVRSLLEQEGRTDLRLRVAVQPGGCSGLIYQLYFDERVLDGDAVRDFDGVEVIVDKMSVPYLSGASIDFEDTISKQGFTIDNPNAGGSCACGDSFH; this comes from the coding sequence ATGAGCGTTTCCACCAGCGAAAACAAGACCGCCGCAGCAGAGGCCGAGCTGCCCGTACACGAAGTACTGCTGTCGGATGTAGCCGCACAGAAGGTCCGCAGCCTGCTGGAGCAGGAAGGCCGCACCGACCTCCGTCTCCGTGTGGCAGTCCAGCCCGGTGGCTGCTCGGGACTCATCTACCAGCTCTACTTCGACGAGCGTGTCCTCGACGGCGACGCCGTCCGTGACTTCGACGGCGTTGAGGTCATCGTGGACAAGATGAGCGTTCCCTACCTGTCCGGCGCATCGATCGACTTCGAGGACACCATTTCGAAGCAGGGGTTCACCATCGACAACCCCAATGCCGGCGGCTCATGCGCCTGTGGAGATTCCTTCCACTAG